A stretch of Ligilactobacillus faecis DNA encodes these proteins:
- a CDS encoding (deoxy)nucleoside triphosphate pyrophosphohydrolase, which produces MPIKHIKVVGAAIIDGNKVLTTKRNSDRVLGDLWEFPGGKIEPGETPQQALKRELEEEFKDEILVGPQVTETVEYEYDFGIVELTVFYAKLLTNNFDLVAHSEVKWHTVDELAKLTWAPADIPVEKAIEKVDLRSINFE; this is translated from the coding sequence ATGCCAATAAAACATATCAAAGTAGTCGGTGCAGCGATCATCGATGGTAACAAAGTATTGACAACAAAACGCAACTCAGATCGCGTTTTAGGTGATCTATGGGAATTTCCAGGTGGAAAGATCGAGCCAGGAGAAACACCACAACAAGCATTGAAACGTGAGCTAGAAGAAGAATTTAAAGACGAAATTTTAGTAGGGCCACAAGTTACTGAAACGGTGGAATATGAATACGATTTTGGAATTGTAGAGCTCACGGTATTTTATGCAAAATTACTAACAAATAATTTTGATCTAGTAGCACATAGTGAAGTTAAATGGCATACAGTTGATGAGCTAGCAAAACTTACTTGGGCCCCAGCTGATATTCCAGTAGAAAAAGCGATCGAGAAAGTTGATTTAAGGAGTATTAATTTTGAATAG
- a CDS encoding DUF3427 domain-containing protein, translated as MNSQLIENISNTVLNNFVDRDKYAAVGGLSAALVANESDNTNVYRILKNELQTCSDFTFAVAFITEAGLSGFSTVFQDLAKKGIKGRILTSTYLWFNQPKVFKMLANIPNIEVRIYTGKDHQTTQPLPFHAKGYMFSYASGYNSAIIGSSNLTEGAILKNFEWNLRVTSLDNAEITKNISEQIENEWRKSQPLTEAWIEEYEKLYEKNRPKLVPADLSEDPEAYQVNEQIVPNKMQKAALDQLTELRQSGKQKGLIISATGTGKTYLGAFDVRNFQPKRFLFVAHREQILQKSLESFVKVIGGSSSDYGIYSGNSRDGLNKKYVFATVQTLSKPENLAQFSKADFDYILFDEAHHLGAAMHQRVFEYFTPKFCLGMTATPERTDNFNVYKLFNYDIAYEIRLQDALEENMLCPFHYYGVEDYEINGEVIDDATELTRLTSEERVNYIIRQTKYYGYSGDKLHGLIFCSRKEEAKALAELLTQRGYRSVALTGEDSIARRDEIVLQLERGEIDYIVTVDIFNEGIDIPCVNQVVMLRNTESSIVFIQQLGRGLRKFKDKEYVTIIDFIGNYKNNYLIPIALTGDKTHSKDSARDSVDLEPIYGTSMINFTKIAKERIYKSISQSNLTLKKKLHDEYMNVKNKLGRIPLMCDLQRDSIDQSVIASKYKQYNAFLLAMDEKEFTLTSFREQLLSFVTVELSNGLRKHELLLLNALLCGTVTLEQYNEILKEAGCYIDEAVLESVDRILTLAFFDDKSKPNKVSYGDTALISRDAIGYQLSKPLQVELQNNDFKVLFEDAIRTGLLKAEQYDPSKQFTIGKRYERKDVCRLLNFKKRVPGQNIGGYFIDKEHNTCPIFITYHKSENISETIQYGDYFKNPSVMHMYSKNKRRIEGTEIQNLYRGVDEGKPALAMDMFVKKSDDEGTSFIYLGPCEIMKGSLKQEFSKRKDGKEDPIVSMDLKLATPVDADRYYMLTEK; from the coding sequence TTGAATAGTCAGCTAATTGAAAATATTTCAAATACGGTACTTAATAATTTTGTTGATCGGGATAAATATGCTGCAGTAGGTGGCCTCTCAGCTGCTTTAGTTGCAAACGAATCAGATAATACTAATGTTTATCGGATTCTAAAAAATGAATTGCAGACATGTAGTGATTTCACATTTGCAGTTGCTTTCATTACAGAGGCTGGTTTGTCAGGATTTTCGACTGTTTTTCAAGATCTAGCTAAAAAAGGAATCAAAGGACGAATTTTGACTTCAACATATCTTTGGTTCAATCAACCAAAAGTTTTTAAGATGTTAGCGAATATCCCTAATATAGAGGTCCGTATTTATACAGGTAAAGATCACCAAACAACTCAACCACTGCCATTTCACGCTAAAGGTTACATGTTTTCCTATGCAAGTGGTTATAATTCCGCAATTATTGGTAGCTCTAACCTCACTGAGGGAGCTATTTTGAAAAATTTTGAGTGGAATTTGCGAGTAACTTCGCTAGATAATGCGGAAATCACAAAAAATATTAGCGAGCAAATTGAGAATGAGTGGCGGAAAAGTCAACCATTAACGGAAGCATGGATTGAAGAATATGAGAAACTTTATGAAAAAAATCGGCCTAAGCTAGTTCCAGCTGATTTATCTGAAGATCCTGAAGCATACCAAGTAAATGAGCAAATAGTTCCCAATAAAATGCAAAAAGCTGCTCTTGATCAATTAACCGAATTGCGTCAAAGCGGTAAGCAAAAAGGACTAATTATTTCTGCAACAGGCACTGGAAAAACTTACTTAGGTGCTTTTGATGTTAGAAATTTTCAACCAAAACGCTTTTTATTTGTTGCACATCGAGAACAAATTTTACAAAAGTCGTTAGAAAGCTTTGTAAAAGTGATTGGTGGAAGTTCAAGTGACTATGGCATTTATAGTGGAAATAGTCGAGATGGCTTGAATAAAAAATATGTTTTTGCAACGGTTCAAACGCTGTCTAAACCTGAAAATCTAGCTCAATTTTCTAAAGCTGATTTTGACTATATTTTATTTGATGAGGCTCATCACTTAGGTGCAGCAATGCATCAACGCGTTTTTGAATATTTTACACCTAAATTTTGCTTAGGAATGACGGCAACGCCAGAACGAACCGATAATTTTAATGTTTATAAATTATTCAACTATGATATTGCGTATGAAATTCGATTGCAGGATGCTTTAGAAGAAAATATGTTATGTCCATTCCACTACTATGGGGTAGAAGACTACGAAATTAACGGTGAAGTTATTGATGACGCGACAGAATTAACGCGTTTAACAAGTGAAGAGCGCGTTAACTACATAATTAGGCAGACTAAATATTATGGTTACTCTGGTGACAAATTGCATGGCTTAATATTTTGTAGTCGTAAAGAGGAAGCTAAAGCTCTGGCAGAATTGCTAACTCAACGAGGTTATCGATCGGTAGCCTTGACGGGTGAAGATAGCATTGCTCGTCGCGATGAGATAGTTTTACAACTCGAACGTGGTGAAATTGATTATATTGTTACTGTAGATATCTTTAACGAGGGAATTGATATTCCTTGTGTCAACCAAGTTGTAATGTTGCGTAATACAGAATCAAGTATTGTTTTTATACAACAATTGGGACGTGGTCTACGTAAATTTAAAGATAAAGAATACGTCACAATCATTGATTTTATCGGAAACTATAAAAACAACTACTTAATTCCAATTGCTTTAACAGGGGATAAGACGCATAGTAAAGATAGTGCACGTGATTCGGTTGATTTAGAACCAATCTATGGAACTTCTATGATCAATTTTACAAAGATTGCTAAAGAGCGTATTTATAAATCAATCAGTCAATCAAACTTAACTTTGAAAAAGAAACTACATGACGAGTATATGAACGTCAAAAATAAACTAGGACGTATTCCTTTAATGTGTGATTTGCAACGAGATTCGATCGATCAAAGTGTAATTGCAAGTAAATACAAGCAGTACAACGCCTTTTTGTTAGCGATGGACGAAAAAGAATTTACTTTAACGTCTTTCCGAGAACAGTTACTTTCTTTTGTGACAGTTGAGCTTAGCAATGGCTTGCGTAAACATGAATTGCTGTTGCTAAATGCACTTCTTTGCGGCACAGTAACATTGGAGCAATATAACGAGATTTTAAAAGAAGCAGGTTGTTATATAGATGAGGCTGTTTTAGAGTCTGTTGATCGCATTTTAACGTTGGCCTTTTTTGATGATAAATCTAAGCCGAATAAAGTTAGCTACGGTGACACTGCTTTAATTTCACGTGATGCAATAGGTTATCAGTTAAGTAAACCACTGCAAGTAGAACTACAAAATAATGACTTTAAAGTGTTATTTGAAGATGCTATTAGAACTGGATTGCTTAAGGCAGAACAATACGATCCAAGCAAGCAATTTACGATTGGAAAACGGTATGAACGCAAAGACGTCTGCCGCCTTTTGAATTTTAAAAAACGTGTTCCGGGGCAAAATATTGGGGGCTACTTTATCGATAAAGAGCACAATACTTGTCCGATCTTTATCACATACCATAAGAGCGAGAATATTAGTGAAACGATCCAATACGGAGATTACTTTAAGAATCCAAGTGTAATGCATATGTATTCTAAAAATAAGCGTCGAATTGAAGGAACTGAAATTCAAAATCTCTATCGAGGTGTCGATGAAGGTAAACCAGCTTTAGCGATGGATATGTTTGTGAAAAAATCAGATGATGAGGGTACATCATTTATTTATCTAGGGCCATGTGAAATTATGAAGGGCTCCTTGAAACAAGAATTTTCAAAGCGCAAAGACGGTAAGGAAGATCCAATTGTTTCAATGGATCTAAAGTTAGCTACACCAGTTGATGCTGATCGATACTATATGTTGACAGAAAAATAA
- a CDS encoding retron Ec67 family RNA-directed DNA polymerase/endonuclease, with product MSVFEGVKNRDDFFEQLGISKQLATYLLYGKGIDNCYSTFVIEKRNGEPRVINAPNKELKNVQKRLVNAILLRRSCNDQSEKSLKIAHAFEKNKSIITNAKVHRNKKFVLNVDLEDFFTSFHFGRVRGFFEKDNTFKVPRKVATVIAQLTCYKGVLPQGAPSSPIITNLICKIMDLRILKLSKKFNLNYTRYADDLCFSTNDQKFLLNEQVFLSKLTREICKAGFKINNKKTRLQFRDSRQKVTGLVVNKKLNVPREFYKNTRAMANNLYSNNEFSIDGKKGSINQLEGRFAFINQIDRWNNSLELEQSITNNMLNYQKLLLRSKYQNKEIFGKLNAREREYQKFLYYKYFYGNDKPIVVTEGKTDILYIKAALKNLYQSYPDLVEKIGNDYKFKVSFFKKSKNNKEIPRIKYFLNIPQDGADSMKNLYNFFSNKNPCYPNYLDYFQKKYNSKPLNPVIFVFDNEIANNKKPAKNFINYIKIRGALSELKDKQRLRIIGNLYMIVTPLVNSLEETDIESLFSPQTLGHKIDGKSFNRSGGNEYYGKEILAQYVSKNYENIDFTNFKPLLDNLNKVIIDYKNG from the coding sequence GTGAGCGTTTTCGAAGGTGTTAAAAATAGAGATGATTTCTTTGAACAGTTAGGGATATCAAAACAACTTGCAACGTATCTACTATATGGAAAGGGAATTGATAATTGCTATAGTACGTTTGTTATTGAGAAGAGAAATGGTGAGCCTAGAGTAATTAATGCTCCCAATAAAGAATTGAAAAATGTACAAAAAAGATTGGTAAATGCTATTTTATTACGGCGTAGTTGTAATGATCAAAGCGAAAAATCTTTAAAAATAGCACATGCCTTTGAAAAAAATAAGAGTATTATTACTAATGCAAAAGTTCATAGAAATAAAAAATTTGTCTTGAATGTAGATTTAGAAGACTTTTTTACTAGTTTTCATTTTGGAAGAGTAAGAGGTTTCTTTGAAAAAGATAATACTTTTAAGGTTCCTAGAAAAGTTGCAACTGTTATTGCACAACTTACATGTTATAAGGGAGTTTTGCCACAAGGAGCACCTAGTTCTCCAATAATTACAAATTTAATATGTAAAATAATGGACCTTAGAATTTTAAAATTATCTAAAAAATTCAACCTAAATTACACAAGATATGCAGATGATCTATGTTTTTCAACAAATGATCAGAAATTTTTATTAAATGAGCAAGTGTTTTTAAGTAAATTAACTCGCGAAATTTGTAAGGCAGGTTTTAAGATAAATAATAAAAAAACGAGATTACAGTTTAGAGATTCCCGACAAAAAGTAACAGGACTAGTAGTAAATAAAAAATTAAATGTACCACGGGAATTCTACAAAAATACACGGGCCATGGCTAATAATTTATATTCAAATAATGAATTTAGTATTGACGGGAAAAAAGGATCAATTAATCAGCTAGAGGGACGATTTGCGTTTATAAATCAAATTGATAGGTGGAATAATTCTCTAGAATTAGAACAGTCAATAACAAATAATATGTTGAATTATCAAAAATTACTTTTACGGTCTAAATATCAAAATAAGGAAATTTTTGGAAAGTTAAATGCTCGTGAACGAGAGTATCAAAAGTTTCTATATTATAAATATTTTTATGGGAATGATAAACCTATAGTAGTTACAGAGGGAAAAACAGATATACTCTATATTAAAGCAGCGTTAAAAAATTTATATCAAAGTTATCCAGATCTTGTAGAAAAGATTGGTAACGATTATAAATTTAAAGTGTCTTTTTTTAAAAAGAGTAAAAATAATAAAGAGATTCCTAGGATAAAATATTTTTTGAATATACCTCAAGATGGTGCAGACTCAATGAAAAATTTATATAACTTTTTTTCGAATAAAAATCCATGTTATCCAAATTATCTAGATTATTTTCAGAAAAAATATAATTCTAAGCCGTTAAATCCCGTTATATTCGTATTTGATAATGAAATAGCAAATAATAAAAAGCCAGCGAAAAATTTTATTAACTATATAAAGATAAGAGGTGCACTTTCAGAATTAAAAGATAAGCAGAGACTTAGAATTATCGGTAATCTCTATATGATTGTTACTCCGCTAGTTAATTCGTTAGAAGAAACTGATATAGAAAGTCTTTTTTCTCCTCAAACTTTAGGACATAAAATTGATGGAAAATCATTTAATAGGAGTGGCGGGAACGAATATTACGGTAAGGAAATATTAGCACAATATGTGTCAAAAAATTATGAAAATATTGATTTTACTAATTTTAAGCCCTTATTAGATAACCTGAATAAAGTAATTATTGATTATAAGAACGGATAA
- the murQ gene encoding N-acetylmuramic acid 6-phosphate etherase: MIDLMNLTTEKRNKATSGLDKLSILEALQQMNFEDQKVALAVNKVLPKIEPVIREVISSFEAGGRLIYLGAGTSGRLGVFDAAECVPTFGVPETQVVGLIAGGANALTQAVTGAEDDEKLAQKDLAQLSLTANDLVLGISASGRTPYVISGLKYAHDLGTKTASLACNLDAKLSRYAEHAIEVDCGPEFLTGSTRLKAGTAQKLILNMISTIAMIGIGKVYHNLMVDVRPTNEKLVERSKRIIMQATDCTYEVAEKTLRLAGQNVKLAIVMLLTNCSAKEGSVKLQQANGFVGRTLA, from the coding sequence ATGATCGATCTAATGAATTTGACTACTGAAAAGAGAAATAAAGCAACATCTGGGTTGGATAAACTGAGCATTTTAGAAGCACTGCAGCAGATGAATTTTGAAGATCAAAAAGTTGCGCTTGCAGTCAACAAAGTACTTCCAAAGATCGAACCAGTGATCAGAGAAGTGATCAGTTCTTTTGAAGCAGGTGGGCGCTTGATCTATTTAGGTGCTGGGACAAGTGGGCGTTTAGGCGTATTTGATGCAGCCGAATGTGTGCCGACATTTGGTGTTCCTGAGACCCAAGTCGTCGGTTTGATCGCAGGCGGAGCTAATGCTTTGACACAGGCAGTCACAGGGGCTGAAGATGATGAAAAATTAGCGCAAAAAGATCTCGCTCAACTTAGCTTGACCGCTAACGATCTTGTTTTAGGGATCTCAGCCAGTGGGCGGACGCCGTATGTCATCAGTGGTCTAAAATACGCACATGACTTAGGCACTAAAACCGCTAGTTTAGCATGCAATCTAGATGCCAAACTCTCACGTTACGCAGAACATGCGATCGAAGTCGATTGTGGTCCTGAATTTTTGACTGGTTCTACCCGATTGAAAGCTGGGACTGCGCAAAAGCTGATCTTAAATATGATCTCGACGATCGCGATGATCGGGATCGGTAAAGTTTATCACAACTTGATGGTCGATGTTCGACCGACCAATGAAAAATTAGTTGAGCGAAGCAAGCGGATCATCATGCAAGCTACCGATTGTACGTATGAAGTAGCCGAAAAGACTTTACGTTTGGCAGGCCAAAATGTAAAATTAGCGATCGTGATGCTCTTAACGAATTGTTCAGCCAAAGAAGGGAGCGTTAAACTGCAACAAGCAAATGGCTTTGTGGGACGGACTTTAGCTTGA
- a CDS encoding sunset domain-containing protein has translation MDSFLALIFLASIFSSWYFWRKKPNKRFLSGSIAVLILSFLLIGALPQKTEKTTTNQAKTSKSVKKERAKASSKRESEESAKAKSESEKEASLAKAKSESEARASSEASARKESEKQESERLASESLAKAASESSAKEASEQAASQAQAQSENQTVAQAPAQNNDNTGTAPTNPNPPVNNGDLNTADANAQGVIVGNSRSKIYHVPGQRGYRMNSENAVYFNSEAEAQAAGYRKSLR, from the coding sequence ATGGACAGTTTTTTAGCCCTTATTTTTTTAGCCAGCATTTTTTCTAGCTGGTATTTTTGGAGAAAAAAGCCTAATAAACGTTTTCTTTCTGGAAGTATCGCCGTTTTGATCCTCTCATTTTTACTCATCGGCGCGCTACCTCAAAAAACAGAAAAAACGACTACGAACCAAGCAAAAACAAGCAAGTCAGTCAAAAAAGAGCGCGCTAAAGCTTCTTCTAAACGTGAGTCAGAAGAAAGCGCCAAAGCTAAAAGTGAATCTGAAAAAGAGGCTTCACTCGCTAAGGCCAAAAGCGAAAGCGAAGCACGAGCAAGTTCTGAAGCCAGTGCTCGAAAAGAGTCTGAAAAACAAGAAAGTGAACGTCTTGCTAGCGAAAGTCTAGCCAAAGCTGCCAGCGAAAGCAGTGCTAAAGAAGCTAGCGAACAAGCAGCTAGCCAAGCACAAGCCCAAAGTGAGAACCAAACCGTTGCACAAGCACCTGCGCAAAATAACGATAACACTGGGACTGCACCTACTAATCCAAATCCACCAGTCAATAATGGTGATCTCAATACAGCAGATGCTAATGCCCAGGGTGTGATCGTCGGTAATTCACGAAGCAAGATCTATCATGTACCAGGTCAGCGCGGCTACCGCATGAATTCTGAAAATGCGGTCTACTTCAACTCCGAAGCTGAAGCTCAAGCAGCCGGTTACCGTAAATCATTGCGTTAA
- a CDS encoding IS1182 family transposase — translation MHSHYNINQTILNISLEYIPEKNHPALYINELVESLELKYNYQFGRPREYDLAAMLKLTLLAYSYGIFSSRKIERFARENKPAGWLIADQVPSYRTICRFRISDELATLTQESLTKLTAFLKKHNLIDDISFIDGTKILADANKYSFVWKKNVVRFDELNRQKVVELLGELHEAKVIGKIPKGSDLTLEALDVIIAKFEDYLVALDQKVEETRQVSPNPAKQERRKLKATYKKLLTRKEKMQNHQKQKDILRERNSYSKTDHDATFMRVKEDPMLNGQLKPAYNLQIATSNQFITGYKLFANPTDTRTLPTFIDHLNDNGVLGSTIVADAGYGSESNYRFCDDNYGDRTVLIPYGTMLKENSRKWKTDDHKIMNWSYNEKDDYYLDLNGVRFNFSNYSKRTDKYGFTRDFKVYTAEKFDDDHLIDPRALTKSGHVRKIMVNNAWEYFKAQQRALLSSSNTGSIYARRKIDVEPVFGRLKASLGFNRFSVRGSERVEKEMGIVVLAMNINKLVTVVTKINKIRKEKVSQKSNFRFLRYFSLIETTYVTASFCLHISNTQK, via the coding sequence ATACACAGTCATTATAACATTAATCAGACTATTTTGAACATCTCTTTAGAATATATTCCTGAAAAAAATCATCCAGCTCTCTACATCAATGAACTTGTTGAAAGTTTAGAACTCAAGTATAACTATCAATTTGGACGCCCTCGTGAATATGATCTAGCTGCTATGCTAAAGCTCACTTTACTTGCTTATAGCTATGGTATCTTTAGTAGTCGAAAAATTGAGAGATTTGCTCGCGAAAATAAGCCTGCTGGTTGGTTGATCGCTGATCAAGTCCCTTCTTATCGAACTATTTGTCGTTTTCGGATCTCTGATGAGTTAGCTACCTTAACACAAGAGAGTTTAACTAAATTGACAGCTTTTCTAAAAAAACATAATCTGATTGATGACATTTCTTTCATTGACGGTACGAAGATCCTTGCGGATGCTAATAAGTATTCTTTTGTCTGGAAGAAAAATGTCGTTCGTTTTGATGAGCTCAATCGTCAAAAAGTTGTTGAACTTTTAGGCGAGCTCCACGAAGCTAAAGTTATCGGAAAGATCCCCAAAGGATCTGACCTGACTTTGGAAGCATTAGATGTAATAATTGCCAAGTTTGAAGATTATCTAGTTGCTTTAGATCAAAAAGTCGAAGAAACTAGACAAGTATCGCCGAACCCTGCGAAACAAGAACGTCGAAAATTAAAGGCAACCTACAAAAAACTATTAACGCGTAAAGAAAAAATGCAAAATCACCAAAAACAAAAAGACATCCTTAGAGAACGAAATAGTTACTCTAAAACTGACCATGATGCTACTTTTATGCGTGTAAAAGAAGATCCAATGTTAAACGGACAACTAAAACCTGCTTATAATCTTCAAATTGCTACTAGTAACCAGTTTATTACCGGGTATAAGTTATTTGCTAATCCAACTGATACAAGAACGCTTCCTACTTTTATTGACCATTTGAATGACAATGGCGTACTTGGTTCAACTATCGTTGCTGATGCTGGGTATGGTTCTGAGAGTAATTATCGTTTTTGTGACGATAATTACGGTGATCGCACCGTTTTGATCCCTTATGGGACAATGCTCAAAGAGAATAGTCGCAAATGGAAAACTGATGATCATAAAATCATGAATTGGTCTTATAATGAAAAAGATGACTATTATTTAGACCTTAACGGTGTTAGATTCAATTTTTCAAACTATTCTAAAAGAACTGATAAGTATGGATTTACTAGAGATTTTAAAGTATATACTGCTGAAAAATTTGATGATGATCATTTGATAGATCCCCGAGCCTTAACTAAAAGTGGACACGTAAGGAAGATCATGGTCAATAATGCCTGGGAATATTTTAAAGCACAACAACGAGCTTTACTTTCATCTTCTAATACTGGATCAATCTATGCACGGCGCAAAATTGATGTTGAACCTGTTTTTGGAAGATTGAAGGCTTCTTTGGGATTCAACCGATTCTCAGTTAGGGGGAGCGAAAGAGTCGAAAAGGAAATGGGCATTGTAGTTTTGGCAATGAATATCAACAAATTAGTCACAGTAGTGACCAAGATAAACAAAATACGTAAAGAAAAAGTATCTCAGAAATCAAATTTTCGATTTCTGAGATACTTTTCTCTTATAGAGACTACTTATGTCACAGCCTCTTTTTGCTTACATATATCAAATACGCAAAAATAG
- a CDS encoding glycerol-3-phosphate dehydrogenase/oxidase, which produces MLNSRKETIQKLKAHPNDFDVIVIGGGATGLGVAVDAASRGYKTVLVEQNDFAKSTSSRSTKLVHGGVRYLAQGDIRLVREALHERGRLAQNAPHLVKEQKFIIANYRLFDQPFYGIGMKVYDALAGKLNIGHSKSYSKAQVIQAIPQIKQDKLIGGVMYYDGQFDDSRLAINLMQTATEYGALVLNYAKVTKLHKKFAKVNGVTVQDELSSETFDLYGKAIINATGIFVDQILTMDVKEHKPSVRPSQGVHLIVDGSFLGGTDAIMIPKTSDGRVLFCVPWHNKVILGTTDTPLTEFVLEPRPLEEEIDFILETAGKYLTRKPTRKDVLTAYAGLRPLAAPKEGDGDKTKEISRSHKLFSSESGLITITGGKWTTYRQMAEETVDLAIKVADLPERPCQTKTLPIHGAKQTTEAERKDWMYVYGSDQEQILELQQNDPSLAGRLHPKYEFTGAQVVWAVRAEMAQTLDDVLARRIRALFLDARVAKEMAPKVAHIMAKELKKDEEWEKAQIQSFNELADGYILE; this is translated from the coding sequence TTGCTAAATTCACGAAAAGAGACCATCCAAAAACTGAAAGCACACCCTAACGACTTTGATGTGATCGTTATCGGTGGCGGTGCAACTGGCTTAGGTGTAGCTGTCGACGCAGCTTCTCGGGGTTATAAAACAGTATTAGTCGAACAAAACGATTTTGCTAAATCAACTTCGAGTCGTTCGACTAAGCTCGTCCACGGTGGCGTTCGTTACCTAGCTCAAGGCGATATTCGTTTAGTTCGTGAGGCCTTACATGAACGCGGACGTCTGGCCCAAAACGCCCCGCACCTTGTCAAAGAACAAAAATTCATCATCGCTAACTACCGCCTCTTTGACCAACCATTTTATGGCATCGGGATGAAAGTTTACGACGCTTTAGCTGGAAAATTAAATATCGGCCACTCAAAAAGCTATTCTAAAGCTCAAGTCATCCAAGCGATCCCCCAGATCAAACAAGATAAGCTCATCGGGGGTGTCATGTACTACGACGGTCAATTCGACGATTCACGATTAGCGATCAACTTGATGCAAACTGCAACTGAATACGGAGCTCTAGTGCTCAACTACGCTAAAGTGACTAAGTTGCATAAAAAATTTGCTAAAGTAAATGGTGTCACAGTTCAAGATGAACTATCTAGTGAGACTTTTGATCTTTATGGAAAAGCGATCATCAATGCTACCGGGATCTTTGTCGATCAGATCTTAACGATGGATGTCAAAGAACATAAACCTTCTGTTCGTCCTTCACAAGGAGTCCACTTGATCGTTGATGGATCTTTCTTAGGCGGAACAGATGCGATCATGATCCCTAAAACGTCTGACGGACGCGTGTTGTTTTGTGTACCTTGGCATAACAAAGTCATCTTAGGCACGACCGATACTCCTTTGACTGAGTTTGTGCTCGAACCGCGTCCATTAGAAGAAGAGATCGACTTTATCTTAGAGACGGCTGGTAAATATTTGACTCGAAAACCGACAAGAAAAGATGTCTTGACGGCCTATGCTGGGTTACGTCCGTTAGCTGCACCTAAAGAAGGTGATGGCGATAAAACAAAAGAGATCTCCCGAAGCCACAAACTCTTTAGCTCTGAGTCAGGTCTGATCACGATCACAGGTGGAAAATGGACGACTTACCGCCAAATGGCAGAAGAAACAGTCGATCTTGCGATAAAAGTTGCTGATCTTCCTGAAAGACCTTGTCAGACAAAAACATTACCGATCCATGGTGCTAAGCAAACGACTGAAGCCGAGCGCAAAGATTGGATGTACGTTTATGGCAGTGATCAAGAACAGATCTTAGAACTTCAACAAAACGATCCAAGCCTCGCTGGACGACTCCATCCAAAGTATGAATTCACCGGCGCTCAAGTTGTCTGGGCCGTGCGTGCTGAAATGGCGCAAACATTAGACGATGTCTTAGCTAGACGGATCAGAGCTCTCTTCTTAGATGCTCGTGTTGCTAAAGAGATGGCGCCAAAAGTCGCACACATCATGGCAAAAGAGCTGAAAAAAGACGAAGAATGGGAAAAAGCCCAGATCCAAAGTTTTAACGAGCTGGCTGATGGTTATATTTTAGAATAA